In Malania oleifera isolate guangnan ecotype guangnan chromosome 8, ASM2987363v1, whole genome shotgun sequence, a single window of DNA contains:
- the LOC131162201 gene encoding G2/mitotic-specific cyclin-2 isoform X1, translating to MAGSDENNPGVFRPPNLQGGPRSGSGKFAAEQLGHNRRALSNINRNVIAPPYPYPVNKRGLLDKHGVPDNNPPALVHRPITRKFAAQMANKQRSTPEIINKSLPNTSELEDSTVIDVEDYKGTSEYPVPMFVQHTEAMLEEIDHQMEEVEMEDIAEEPITDIDSCDKKNAIAVVEYVDDIYAHYRKTEQRSSCVSPKYMAQQFDINERMRGILIDWLIEVHYKFELMDESLYLTVNLIDRFLAAQPVLRKKLQLVGITAMLLACKYEEVSVPVVDDLILISDKAYSRKEVLEMEKLMINTLQFNLSLPTPYVFMRRFLKAAARTDRKLELLSFFMIELCPVEYEMLKFPPSLLAAAAIFTAQCTLNGSRQWSKTTEWHTCYSEEQLLECSMLMVILHQKAGIGKLTGVFRKYSTSKFGYAAKAEPAHFLLED from the exons ATGGCTGGATCAGATGAGAACAATCCGGGCGTGTTTAGACCCCCAAATCTTCAAG GAGGTCCGCGAAGTGGAAGCGGGAAGTTTGCGGCAGAACAGTTGGGGCATAACCGAAGAGCATTAAGCAACATCAACCGAAATGTGATAGCACCTCCTTATCCTTATCCTGTCAACAAGAGAGGCTTGTTAGA CAAGCATGGAGTCCCTGATAACAACCCACCCGCTCTGGTGCATCGACCAATTACTAG GAAGTTTGCTGCACAGATGGCTAACAAGCAGCGATCCACACCCGAG ATAATTAACAAATCACTCCCAAATACAAGTGAATTAGAAGACTCTACTGTCATAGATGTTGAAGATTACAAGGGAACTAGCGAATACCCTGTGCCGATGTTTGTGCAACACACAGAAGCAATGCTGGAGGAAATAGATCATCAGATG GAGGAAGTGGAAATGGAGGACATAGCTGAAGAACCGATTACGGATATAGATAGCTGTGATAAAAAAAATGCAATTGCTGTTGTGgagtatgttgatgatatatatgctcaTTACAGGAAAACAGAG CAGAGGTCCAGCTGTGTCTCACCCAAGTATATGGCACAGCAATTCGACATTAATGAAAGGATGAGAGGTATTCTCATTGATTGGCTGATTGAG GTGCACTACAAGTTCGAACTGATGGATGAGAGTTTGTACCTCACTGTGAATCTTATTGACAGATTCTTAGCTGCCCAACCAGTGTTGAGGAAGAAACTTCAGCTGGTTGGGATCACAGCCATGCTTCTTGCTTGCAAATACGAAGAGGTCTCGGTTCCAGTGGTGGACGATCTCATTTTAATATCTGACAAAGCCTACAGCAGAAAAGAAGTGCTTGAGATG GAAAAATTGATGATTAACACCCTACAGTTTAATCTCTCCCTTCCCACTCCTTATGTGTTTATGAGGAGGTTTCTCAAAGCTGCTGCTCGAACTGACAGAAAG CTTGAGCTTCTGTCGTTCTTCATGATCGAGCTTTGCCCGGTGGAGTATGAAATGCTCAAGTTCCCACCTTCTTTGTTGGCAGCCGCTGCAATCTTCACTGCTCAATGTACACTCAATGGGTCTAGGCAGTGGAGCAAGACTACCGAATGGCATACTTGCTACTCCGAGGAACAGCTACT GGAATGCTCGATGTTGATGGTTATTCTCCATCAGAAGGCAGGAATTGGGAAACTCACGGGGGTGTTCCGGAAGTATAGTACATCTAAATTTGGATATGCTGCAAAAGCAGAACCGGCTCACTTTCTCTTAGAGGACTGA
- the LOC131162201 gene encoding G2/mitotic-specific cyclin-2 isoform X2, which translates to MAGSDENNPGVFRPPNLQGGPRSGSGKFAAEQLGHNRRALSNINRNVIAPPYPYPVNKRGLLDKHGVPDNNPPALVHRPITRKFAAQMANKQRSTPEIINKSLPNTSELEDSTVIDVEDYKGTSEYPVPMFVQHTEAMLEEIDHQMEEVEMEDIAEEPITDIDSCDKKNAIAVVEYVDDIYAHYRKTERSSCVSPKYMAQQFDINERMRGILIDWLIEVHYKFELMDESLYLTVNLIDRFLAAQPVLRKKLQLVGITAMLLACKYEEVSVPVVDDLILISDKAYSRKEVLEMEKLMINTLQFNLSLPTPYVFMRRFLKAAARTDRKLELLSFFMIELCPVEYEMLKFPPSLLAAAAIFTAQCTLNGSRQWSKTTEWHTCYSEEQLLECSMLMVILHQKAGIGKLTGVFRKYSTSKFGYAAKAEPAHFLLED; encoded by the exons ATGGCTGGATCAGATGAGAACAATCCGGGCGTGTTTAGACCCCCAAATCTTCAAG GAGGTCCGCGAAGTGGAAGCGGGAAGTTTGCGGCAGAACAGTTGGGGCATAACCGAAGAGCATTAAGCAACATCAACCGAAATGTGATAGCACCTCCTTATCCTTATCCTGTCAACAAGAGAGGCTTGTTAGA CAAGCATGGAGTCCCTGATAACAACCCACCCGCTCTGGTGCATCGACCAATTACTAG GAAGTTTGCTGCACAGATGGCTAACAAGCAGCGATCCACACCCGAG ATAATTAACAAATCACTCCCAAATACAAGTGAATTAGAAGACTCTACTGTCATAGATGTTGAAGATTACAAGGGAACTAGCGAATACCCTGTGCCGATGTTTGTGCAACACACAGAAGCAATGCTGGAGGAAATAGATCATCAGATG GAGGAAGTGGAAATGGAGGACATAGCTGAAGAACCGATTACGGATATAGATAGCTGTGATAAAAAAAATGCAATTGCTGTTGTGgagtatgttgatgatatatatgctcaTTACAGGAAAACAGAG AGGTCCAGCTGTGTCTCACCCAAGTATATGGCACAGCAATTCGACATTAATGAAAGGATGAGAGGTATTCTCATTGATTGGCTGATTGAG GTGCACTACAAGTTCGAACTGATGGATGAGAGTTTGTACCTCACTGTGAATCTTATTGACAGATTCTTAGCTGCCCAACCAGTGTTGAGGAAGAAACTTCAGCTGGTTGGGATCACAGCCATGCTTCTTGCTTGCAAATACGAAGAGGTCTCGGTTCCAGTGGTGGACGATCTCATTTTAATATCTGACAAAGCCTACAGCAGAAAAGAAGTGCTTGAGATG GAAAAATTGATGATTAACACCCTACAGTTTAATCTCTCCCTTCCCACTCCTTATGTGTTTATGAGGAGGTTTCTCAAAGCTGCTGCTCGAACTGACAGAAAG CTTGAGCTTCTGTCGTTCTTCATGATCGAGCTTTGCCCGGTGGAGTATGAAATGCTCAAGTTCCCACCTTCTTTGTTGGCAGCCGCTGCAATCTTCACTGCTCAATGTACACTCAATGGGTCTAGGCAGTGGAGCAAGACTACCGAATGGCATACTTGCTACTCCGAGGAACAGCTACT GGAATGCTCGATGTTGATGGTTATTCTCCATCAGAAGGCAGGAATTGGGAAACTCACGGGGGTGTTCCGGAAGTATAGTACATCTAAATTTGGATATGCTGCAAAAGCAGAACCGGCTCACTTTCTCTTAGAGGACTGA